In the genome of Cryptomeria japonica chromosome 8, Sugi_1.0, whole genome shotgun sequence, one region contains:
- the LOC131077242 gene encoding replication protein A 70 kDa DNA-binding subunit A-like — MLVNIIGLVLYVGDIIPIHRKDGSQTQKCVVKINDLSGSTIEINLWGSMAEQKGLELKNMLTNDSVVILALRNAHVGYFNEKLINITVATTLHINPPFPEAKPLTLRGKDPLLVVPFVVETIHIDGKYTRMTISSIRERMSVKPETIQTTLLAVLRFVNVIDQSFCYAACPLIVNGRPCKKKCTQQVDDSWFCPRCEMTIQDCNYSYLLLVKLQDATGTLWATAFDEGGIHLLYKTAKELCALQNDATTIETPCSVIKRLLSHHYSFTLLVSIDTYNSESKMKVTVNKVSHVDFKVECDALLAEIGHLSTQA; from the coding sequence ATGTTGGTTAACATAATTGGCCTTGTTTTATACgttggagatatcattccaatACACAGGAAAGATGGCAGTCAAACACAGAAGTGTGTTGTGAAAATTAATGATCTGTCTGGTTCAACAATTGAAATCAACCTATGGGGTTCAATGGCAGAACAAAAAGGCCTAGAATTGAAAAATATGCTAACCAATGATAGTGTGGTTATCCTTGCTTTGCGTAATGCTCATGTTGGCTATTTCAATGAGAAGCTTATAAATATAACAGTTGCGACCACATTACATATCAACCCACCTTTTCCAGAAGCAAAACCTCTAACATTAAGAGGAAAGGACCCTTTGCTTGTTGTACCCTTTGTTGTAgaaactatccacatagatggGAAATATACTAGAATGACTATTTCTTCAATCCGTGAGAGGATGAGTGTCAAACCAGAAACAATTCAGACTACTTTGCTAGCTGTTCTACGTTTTGTAAACGTAATTGATCAAAGTTTCTGTTACGCAGCTTGTCCACTAATAGTCAATGGAAGGCCTTGCAAAAAAAAATGTACACAGCAAGTTGATGATTCTTGGTTCTGCCCTAGATGTGAAATGACCATACAAGACTGTAATTATAGTTACTTGTTGCTAGTAAAGTTACAAGATGCCACAGGTACTCTTTGGGCCACTGCATTTGATGAGGGTGGCATTCACTTGCTATACAAAACTGCAAAAGAGCTTTGTGCACTACAAAATGATGCAACAACAATAGAAACACCTTGCTCAGTGATTAAAAGACTACTGTCACATCACTATTCATTCACACTACTAGTATCCATTGACACATACAATTCGGAATCGAAGATGAAAGTCACAGTCAATAAAGTCTCTCATGTTGACTTCAAAGTTGAGTGTGATGCACTACTTGCAGAAATTGGTCATCTAAGTACACAGGCTTAG